A single genomic interval of Aegicerativicinus sediminis harbors:
- the lpxK gene encoding tetraacyldisaccharide 4'-kinase, whose protein sequence is MKLLRWLLIPIVPIYDLITRIRNFAYDHNWFKSTSFPLPVIAVGNLSVGGTGKTPMVEYLIRLLRDDFKVATLSRGYGRKTSGFVLANNQSDAITIGDEPFQFYSKYKDVTVAVDEQRVRGISQLLKLSNPPEVIILDDAFQHRKVKAGLYILLTDFNNMYLDDLLLPTGNLREAKKGANRSDLIVVTKCPHELSDIDKKHIVDRINPLPSQKVFFSKIVYADKIIGTNEELSIDQLKSKKFTLVTGIANPEPLIEFLVNKGLEFEHLAFKDHHNYTAEEIANLSGKDLILTTEKDFGRLKGVPQNLYFLPIRIEFDKKELFNESILNKVNLLYRRC, encoded by the coding sequence ATGAAACTCTTGAGGTGGCTTTTAATACCGATTGTTCCCATTTACGATTTGATTACACGAATCAGAAATTTCGCCTATGATCATAACTGGTTTAAGAGCACTTCCTTTCCTTTGCCCGTAATAGCAGTCGGTAATTTATCGGTTGGAGGAACTGGAAAGACTCCTATGGTTGAATATTTAATTCGATTGTTAAGAGATGATTTTAAAGTTGCAACGCTTAGTAGGGGTTATGGTCGGAAAACATCAGGGTTTGTTTTAGCCAATAATCAGTCAGATGCCATAACAATTGGGGATGAGCCTTTTCAGTTTTATTCCAAGTATAAGGATGTAACGGTTGCTGTCGATGAACAAAGGGTGAGAGGAATTTCTCAATTATTGAAACTTTCTAACCCGCCTGAGGTGATAATTCTAGACGATGCATTTCAACATAGAAAAGTTAAGGCTGGCTTATATATCCTTTTAACGGACTTCAATAATATGTATTTAGACGATTTACTGTTGCCCACAGGAAATTTGCGGGAGGCCAAAAAGGGTGCTAATAGGTCTGATTTAATTGTGGTAACGAAATGTCCGCATGAATTATCTGATATTGATAAAAAACATATTGTTGATAGAATTAATCCATTGCCCTCTCAAAAGGTATTTTTTAGCAAGATTGTTTACGCCGATAAAATTATCGGAACGAATGAGGAGCTGTCTATTGATCAATTAAAAAGTAAAAAATTTACTTTGGTTACTGGTATAGCTAACCCTGAACCGCTTATTGAATTTTTAGTAAATAAGGGATTGGAATTTGAGCATTTAGCCTTTAAGGATCACCACAATTATACGGCTGAAGAAATTGCTAATTTATCTGGGAAAGATTTAATTCTAACTACTGAAAAAGATTTTGGGAGATTAAAGGGTGTTCCCCAAAACCTTTATTTTTTGCCAATAAGAATTGAATTTGATAAAAAGGAACTTTTTAATGAGTCCATTTTAAATAAAGTAAATCTACTCTATAGGCGTTGCTGA
- a CDS encoding ATP-binding protein, whose protein sequence is MSQIKLYFVAFCFLGCLSLYSQKSDNENIDKAQIEIDGLITQSGFDVERGEYLKAQNNLKQALEVAETAGNQKYQGILHTKIAKLQYTLNDDKNALMHLSKAAEHQRQINDYSNLAITYHIRGVVHAGLGDYQTALDYFNSSKTQFEENELEEFIPEVLLNEAKVQIELKNYNKAKSLLEQAIVMARKYDENNVLSSALIQNGMVLNELNNYDTALQKTQEGLAISIKGNQVDNVNKAYLILSDIYNNKGNFKNSNDYLRKHIQLSDSLYEVNKDHFTNMQLQGIGNSFNEVDYQKLKTQIDEQKAESNLTRITTILSIALITILSLLTLSLYKNNNIRLKTNNMLHKKNDELIVAKEKAELASKTKANFLSTVTHELRTPLYAVTGLTNMLLEENPKPDQIPHLKSLKFSGDYLLTFINDILQINKIEANKVELDPELFNLKKKVENVIAALNNSALDNNVKIHFEFDKELPQTFVGDNLKISQILINLIGNAIKFTKDGDIWVRLKKVKSDKDDYVIRFEVEDNGIGISKDKQEHMFESFSQGSIQINRKYGGTGLGLSIVKGLIDILKGTIYLKSELGKGSTFTFEIPLTYSSESKPVKKEDYSKNINQLDLTNIKILVVEDNKINQMITKKILNKMNLHCDVVDNGEEAVEKVRNNSYSVVLMDIHMPGISGLEATKIIRSFDKELTIFALTAVTLEDKMHEFDEAGFNDIISKPFKQEDFEKKLYLALANNQNSATPIE, encoded by the coding sequence ATGTCCCAAATTAAACTTTATTTTGTTGCTTTTTGCTTTTTAGGATGCTTATCGCTTTATTCTCAAAAGTCTGATAATGAGAATATTGATAAAGCCCAAATTGAGATAGATGGCCTCATAACCCAGTCTGGATTTGACGTTGAAAGAGGAGAATATCTTAAAGCTCAAAATAACCTAAAACAAGCATTAGAAGTTGCTGAAACTGCAGGCAATCAGAAATATCAGGGAATTTTACACACGAAAATTGCCAAATTACAATATACCCTAAATGATGACAAAAATGCCCTTATGCATCTTAGCAAAGCGGCAGAACATCAGCGTCAGATTAACGATTACTCGAATCTTGCTATCACCTATCATATCAGAGGGGTTGTCCATGCAGGACTTGGAGACTATCAAACGGCATTAGACTATTTCAACTCCTCTAAAACCCAATTTGAGGAAAACGAATTGGAAGAATTTATTCCAGAAGTTTTACTTAATGAAGCTAAAGTTCAAATTGAATTAAAGAACTACAACAAAGCTAAATCTTTATTAGAGCAGGCTATTGTTATGGCAAGAAAATACGATGAAAATAATGTTTTAAGCAGTGCGCTAATACAAAATGGAATGGTTCTAAATGAACTTAACAACTACGATACTGCTTTACAAAAAACCCAGGAAGGATTGGCAATTTCCATAAAGGGAAACCAAGTTGACAATGTCAACAAGGCCTATCTCATATTAAGTGATATTTATAACAATAAGGGTAATTTCAAAAATTCCAATGATTATTTAAGAAAGCACATTCAACTTTCTGACTCTTTATACGAAGTCAATAAAGACCATTTCACTAATATGCAATTACAAGGCATAGGTAATAGTTTTAATGAAGTTGATTACCAAAAACTGAAGACCCAAATAGATGAGCAGAAAGCTGAAAGTAACCTCACAAGGATAACTACCATCTTAAGTATCGCATTAATTACAATACTTTCATTACTTACTCTTTCTCTATATAAAAACAATAATATTCGTTTGAAGACAAATAACATGCTTCATAAAAAAAATGATGAACTAATTGTTGCAAAAGAAAAAGCTGAATTGGCGTCTAAAACCAAGGCCAACTTTTTATCAACGGTTACTCACGAATTGAGGACGCCATTATACGCAGTTACAGGACTGACCAATATGCTGCTGGAAGAAAACCCCAAGCCGGATCAAATCCCACACCTAAAATCTCTTAAATTCTCTGGGGATTATTTACTAACGTTTATTAATGATATCCTACAAATAAATAAGATTGAAGCCAATAAAGTTGAGCTCGATCCGGAGTTATTCAATTTGAAGAAAAAGGTTGAAAATGTAATTGCAGCCCTTAATAACTCTGCATTAGACAATAACGTAAAAATTCATTTTGAATTTGACAAGGAGTTGCCTCAAACCTTTGTCGGAGATAATTTGAAGATTTCCCAGATATTAATAAACCTTATTGGTAACGCGATAAAATTTACAAAAGACGGCGATATTTGGGTTCGACTTAAAAAAGTGAAAAGTGATAAAGATGATTATGTTATTCGCTTTGAAGTTGAAGATAATGGCATAGGAATTAGCAAAGATAAGCAAGAGCATATGTTTGAAAGTTTCTCCCAAGGGTCTATTCAAATTAATCGAAAATATGGAGGAACCGGCCTTGGACTTTCTATCGTTAAAGGTCTTATAGATATATTAAAAGGAACCATTTATTTAAAAAGTGAACTAGGCAAAGGTTCTACTTTTACATTCGAAATACCCCTCACCTACTCGAGTGAATCTAAACCTGTTAAAAAAGAAGACTATTCTAAAAACATTAATCAATTGGACTTAACAAACATTAAAATTTTGGTTGTGGAGGATAACAAGATCAACCAAATGATCACCAAGAAAATTTTGAACAAAATGAATCTGCATTGCGATGTCGTTGACAATGGCGAAGAAGCAGTAGAAAAAGTGCGAAACAATTCTTACAGTGTCGTGTTGATGGACATCCACATGCCAGGCATAAGTGGATTAGAAGCAACGAAAATAATTCGCAGTTTTGATAAGGAATTAACCATTTTCGCTCTTACGGCAGTTACCTTAGAAGACAAAATGCACGAGTTTGACGAGGCTGGATTTAACGACATCATTTCGAAACCATTTAAGCAAGAAGATTTTGAAAAGAAATTATATTTAGCGTTAGCCAATAATCAAAATTCAGCAACGCCTATAGAGTAG